The following coding sequences are from one Odontesthes bonariensis isolate fOdoBon6 chromosome 10, fOdoBon6.hap1, whole genome shotgun sequence window:
- the cxxc1a gene encoding CXXC-type zinc finger protein 1a isoform X3, with amino-acid sequence MSEEAAGVRGCLEEEEEEPGLEGDEEEEEEEEEEEEEDVAKKRPSAPVYCVCRKPDINCFMIGCDSCTEWFHGNCIGVSEKAAKAIRVWYCPSCRAKDSSLEIKYRQKKTKEKDGKEAESEREREDKTDGERSSTPQAKIDRRRGSQIKRSARMCGECDACLRTEDCAQCDFCKDMKKFGGPNKIRQKCRLRQCEVRARKMLRVKDEEMSRSSSRGRGPSRKGAGHNTEEDEEEDEEEGFSESELELYEQYKAAGYRDLVWHSEDEEEDAQSDSLRKKAVKVKHVKRRDKKPEKKKSVSAPKEEAKPRRHKVKQRHKERVRHSERAGEGGAKEAGGALRQCLGPGCIEPARNSSKYCSEDCGMKLAANRIYEILPQRIQQWQQSPCIAEEMGRRQLERIRKEQQAARLRLTLMEKRFHELEGIIANAKLQQVQEHEEVTEGDGDDTDLQIFCVSCSHPVNPKVALRHMERCYAKYESQTSFGSMYPTRIEGATRLFCDVYNPQSKTYCKRLQVLCPEHSRDPKVPADEVCGCPLVKDVFEPTGEFCRVSKRKCNKHYCWEKLRRAEVDLERVRVWYKLDELFEQERNLRTAMTNRAGLLALMLHQTIQHDPITTDLRSTKDR; translated from the exons ATG tctgaggaggcagcaggagTTCGGGGCtgcctggaggaggaggaggaagaaccAGGGTTGGAGGgagatgaggaagaggaagaggaagaagaagaggaagaagaagaagatgttgCTAAGAAACGCCCCAGTGCTCCAGTTTACTGCGTCTGCAGGAAGCCAGATATCAACTGCTTCATGAT AGGCTGCGATAGCTGCACAGAGTGGTTTCATGGGAACTGTATCGGAGTGTCAGAGAAAGCAGCCAAAGCCATCAGAGTGTGGTACTGTCCATCCTGCAGAG CCAAAGACTCGTCTCTGGAGATTAAATACCGTCAGAAGAAGACGAAAGAGAAGGATGGCAAAGAGGCTgagtcagagagagagagagaagacaaAACTGATGGAGAAAGAAGCTCCACCCCCCAGGCCAAGATTGACAGAAGGCGGGGCTCACAG ATCAAGCGTTCGGCTCGGATGTGTGGCGAGTGTGACGCCTGTCTGAGGACGGAGGACTGCGCTCAGTGCGACTTCTGCAAAGACATGAAGAAGTTCGGAGGTCCCAACAAGATCCGGCAGAAGTGTCGCCTCCGGCAGTGCGAGGTCCGAGCTCGG AAGATGCTTCGGGTCAAAGACGAGGAGATGAGTCGCAGCAGCAGTAGGGGGCGTGGCCCGTCCCGGAAAGGGGCGGGGCATAACACGGAGGAGGACGAGgaagaggacgaggaggaggggTTCAGTGAGAGTGAGTTGGAGCTGTACGAGCAGTACAAAGCTGCCGGATACAGAGACCTG GTGTGGCACAgcgaggacgaggaggaggacgCTCAGTCGGACTCGCTGAGGAAGAAGGCCGTCAAGGTGAAACACGTGAAGAGACGAGACAAGAAGCCGGAGAAGAAG AAGTCTGTCTCTGCCCCGAAGGAGGAGGCGAAGCCCCGGCGCCACAAAGTGAAGCAGCGCCACAAGGAGCGGGTGCGCCACAGCGAGCGGGCCGGGGAGGGCGGGGCTAAAGAGGCGGGCGGGGCTCTGAGGCAGTGTCTGGGTCCCGGCTGCATTGAACCGGCAAGGAACTCCTCCAAGTACTGCTCCGAGGACTGCGGCATGAAGCTCGCCGCCAA CCGTATCTATGAGATCCTCCCCCAGAGGATCCAGCAGTGGCAGCAGAGTCCCTGCATCGCCGAGGAGATGGGACGGCGCCAGCTGGAGCGAATCAGGAAGGAGCAGCAGGCCGCCAGGCTCCGCCTCACGCTGATGGAGAAGCGTTTCCACGAGCTCGAGGGCATCATCGCCAACGCCAAACTGCAGCAGGTCCAGGAGCACGAGGAG GTGACCGAAGGCGACGGCGACGACACGGACCTGCAGATCTTCTGCGTGTCCTGCAGTCACCCCGTCAACCCCAAGGTGGCGCTGCGGCACATGGAGCGCTGCTACGCCAAG TACGAGAGTCAAACTTCTTTTGGTTCCATGTATCCAACGCGCATCGAGGG CGCCACCAGGCTGTTCTGTGACGTGTACAACCCTCAGAGTAAGACGTACTGTAAGCGGCTGCAGGTTCTGTGTCCGGAACATTCCAGAGACCCAAAG GTCCCGGCCGATGAGGTGTGCGGATGTCCGCTGGTCAAAGACGTGTTCGAGCCCACCGGAGAGTTCTGCCGGGTGTCCAAGAGGAAGTGCAACAAACACTACTGCTGGGAGAAGCTGCGGCGGGCCGAGGTGGACCTGGAGCGGGTCCGAGTG TGGTACAAGCTGGACGAGCTGTTCGAGCAGGAGAGGAACCTGAGGACCGCCATGACCAACCGAGCCGGCCTGCTGGCCCTGATGTTGCACCAGACCATCCAGCACGACCCGATCACCACCGACCTGCGCTCCACCAAGGACCGGTAG
- the cxxc1a gene encoding CXXC-type zinc finger protein 1a isoform X1, with protein sequence MSEEAAGVRGCLEEEEEEPGLEGDEEEEEEEEEEEEEDVAKKRPSAPVYCVCRKPDINCFMIGCDSCTEWFHGNCIGVSEKAAKAIRVWYCPSCRAKDSSLEIKYRQKKTKEKDGKEAESEREREDKTDGERSSTPQAKIDRRRGSQCSHLQIKRSARMCGECDACLRTEDCAQCDFCKDMKKFGGPNKIRQKCRLRQCEVRARKMLRVKDEEMSRSSSRGRGPSRKGAGHNTEEDEEEDEEEGFSESELELYEQYKAAGYRDLVWHSEDEEEDAQSDSLRKKAVKVKHVKRRDKKPEKKKSVSAPKEEAKPRRHKVKQRHKERVRHSERAGEGGAKEAGGALRQCLGPGCIEPARNSSKYCSEDCGMKLAANRIYEILPQRIQQWQQSPCIAEEMGRRQLERIRKEQQAARLRLTLMEKRFHELEGIIANAKLQQVQEHEEVTEGDGDDTDLQIFCVSCSHPVNPKVALRHMERCYAKYESQTSFGSMYPTRIEGATRLFCDVYNPQSKTYCKRLQVLCPEHSRDPKVPADEVCGCPLVKDVFEPTGEFCRVSKRKCNKHYCWEKLRRAEVDLERVRVWYKLDELFEQERNLRTAMTNRAGLLALMLHQTIQHDPITTDLRSTKDR encoded by the exons ATG tctgaggaggcagcaggagTTCGGGGCtgcctggaggaggaggaggaagaaccAGGGTTGGAGGgagatgaggaagaggaagaggaagaagaagaggaagaagaagaagatgttgCTAAGAAACGCCCCAGTGCTCCAGTTTACTGCGTCTGCAGGAAGCCAGATATCAACTGCTTCATGAT AGGCTGCGATAGCTGCACAGAGTGGTTTCATGGGAACTGTATCGGAGTGTCAGAGAAAGCAGCCAAAGCCATCAGAGTGTGGTACTGTCCATCCTGCAGAG CCAAAGACTCGTCTCTGGAGATTAAATACCGTCAGAAGAAGACGAAAGAGAAGGATGGCAAAGAGGCTgagtcagagagagagagagaagacaaAACTGATGGAGAAAGAAGCTCCACCCCCCAGGCCAAGATTGACAGAAGGCGGGGCTCACAG TGCTCCCACCTGCAGATCAAGCGTTCGGCTCGGATGTGTGGCGAGTGTGACGCCTGTCTGAGGACGGAGGACTGCGCTCAGTGCGACTTCTGCAAAGACATGAAGAAGTTCGGAGGTCCCAACAAGATCCGGCAGAAGTGTCGCCTCCGGCAGTGCGAGGTCCGAGCTCGG AAGATGCTTCGGGTCAAAGACGAGGAGATGAGTCGCAGCAGCAGTAGGGGGCGTGGCCCGTCCCGGAAAGGGGCGGGGCATAACACGGAGGAGGACGAGgaagaggacgaggaggaggggTTCAGTGAGAGTGAGTTGGAGCTGTACGAGCAGTACAAAGCTGCCGGATACAGAGACCTG GTGTGGCACAgcgaggacgaggaggaggacgCTCAGTCGGACTCGCTGAGGAAGAAGGCCGTCAAGGTGAAACACGTGAAGAGACGAGACAAGAAGCCGGAGAAGAAG AAGTCTGTCTCTGCCCCGAAGGAGGAGGCGAAGCCCCGGCGCCACAAAGTGAAGCAGCGCCACAAGGAGCGGGTGCGCCACAGCGAGCGGGCCGGGGAGGGCGGGGCTAAAGAGGCGGGCGGGGCTCTGAGGCAGTGTCTGGGTCCCGGCTGCATTGAACCGGCAAGGAACTCCTCCAAGTACTGCTCCGAGGACTGCGGCATGAAGCTCGCCGCCAA CCGTATCTATGAGATCCTCCCCCAGAGGATCCAGCAGTGGCAGCAGAGTCCCTGCATCGCCGAGGAGATGGGACGGCGCCAGCTGGAGCGAATCAGGAAGGAGCAGCAGGCCGCCAGGCTCCGCCTCACGCTGATGGAGAAGCGTTTCCACGAGCTCGAGGGCATCATCGCCAACGCCAAACTGCAGCAGGTCCAGGAGCACGAGGAG GTGACCGAAGGCGACGGCGACGACACGGACCTGCAGATCTTCTGCGTGTCCTGCAGTCACCCCGTCAACCCCAAGGTGGCGCTGCGGCACATGGAGCGCTGCTACGCCAAG TACGAGAGTCAAACTTCTTTTGGTTCCATGTATCCAACGCGCATCGAGGG CGCCACCAGGCTGTTCTGTGACGTGTACAACCCTCAGAGTAAGACGTACTGTAAGCGGCTGCAGGTTCTGTGTCCGGAACATTCCAGAGACCCAAAG GTCCCGGCCGATGAGGTGTGCGGATGTCCGCTGGTCAAAGACGTGTTCGAGCCCACCGGAGAGTTCTGCCGGGTGTCCAAGAGGAAGTGCAACAAACACTACTGCTGGGAGAAGCTGCGGCGGGCCGAGGTGGACCTGGAGCGGGTCCGAGTG TGGTACAAGCTGGACGAGCTGTTCGAGCAGGAGAGGAACCTGAGGACCGCCATGACCAACCGAGCCGGCCTGCTGGCCCTGATGTTGCACCAGACCATCCAGCACGACCCGATCACCACCGACCTGCGCTCCACCAAGGACCGGTAG
- the cxxc1a gene encoding CXXC-type zinc finger protein 1a isoform X2 — translation MSEEAAGVRGCLEEEEEEPGLEGDEEEEEEEEEEEEEDVAKKRPSAPVYCVCRKPDINCFMIGCDSCTEWFHGNCIGVSEKAAKAIRVWYCPSCRAKDSSLEIKYRQKKTKEKDGKEAESEREREDKTDGERSSTPQAKIDRRRGSQCSHLQIKRSARMCGECDACLRTEDCAQCDFCKDMKKFGGPNKIRQKCRLRQCEVRARKMLRVKDEEMSRSSSRGRGPSRKGAGHNTEEDEEEDEEEGFSESELELYEQYKAAGYRDLVWHSEDEEEDAQSDSLRKKAVKVKHVKRRDKKPEKKSVSAPKEEAKPRRHKVKQRHKERVRHSERAGEGGAKEAGGALRQCLGPGCIEPARNSSKYCSEDCGMKLAANRIYEILPQRIQQWQQSPCIAEEMGRRQLERIRKEQQAARLRLTLMEKRFHELEGIIANAKLQQVQEHEEVTEGDGDDTDLQIFCVSCSHPVNPKVALRHMERCYAKYESQTSFGSMYPTRIEGATRLFCDVYNPQSKTYCKRLQVLCPEHSRDPKVPADEVCGCPLVKDVFEPTGEFCRVSKRKCNKHYCWEKLRRAEVDLERVRVWYKLDELFEQERNLRTAMTNRAGLLALMLHQTIQHDPITTDLRSTKDR, via the exons ATG tctgaggaggcagcaggagTTCGGGGCtgcctggaggaggaggaggaagaaccAGGGTTGGAGGgagatgaggaagaggaagaggaagaagaagaggaagaagaagaagatgttgCTAAGAAACGCCCCAGTGCTCCAGTTTACTGCGTCTGCAGGAAGCCAGATATCAACTGCTTCATGAT AGGCTGCGATAGCTGCACAGAGTGGTTTCATGGGAACTGTATCGGAGTGTCAGAGAAAGCAGCCAAAGCCATCAGAGTGTGGTACTGTCCATCCTGCAGAG CCAAAGACTCGTCTCTGGAGATTAAATACCGTCAGAAGAAGACGAAAGAGAAGGATGGCAAAGAGGCTgagtcagagagagagagagaagacaaAACTGATGGAGAAAGAAGCTCCACCCCCCAGGCCAAGATTGACAGAAGGCGGGGCTCACAG TGCTCCCACCTGCAGATCAAGCGTTCGGCTCGGATGTGTGGCGAGTGTGACGCCTGTCTGAGGACGGAGGACTGCGCTCAGTGCGACTTCTGCAAAGACATGAAGAAGTTCGGAGGTCCCAACAAGATCCGGCAGAAGTGTCGCCTCCGGCAGTGCGAGGTCCGAGCTCGG AAGATGCTTCGGGTCAAAGACGAGGAGATGAGTCGCAGCAGCAGTAGGGGGCGTGGCCCGTCCCGGAAAGGGGCGGGGCATAACACGGAGGAGGACGAGgaagaggacgaggaggaggggTTCAGTGAGAGTGAGTTGGAGCTGTACGAGCAGTACAAAGCTGCCGGATACAGAGACCTG GTGTGGCACAgcgaggacgaggaggaggacgCTCAGTCGGACTCGCTGAGGAAGAAGGCCGTCAAGGTGAAACACGTGAAGAGACGAGACAAGAAGCCGGAGAAGAAG TCTGTCTCTGCCCCGAAGGAGGAGGCGAAGCCCCGGCGCCACAAAGTGAAGCAGCGCCACAAGGAGCGGGTGCGCCACAGCGAGCGGGCCGGGGAGGGCGGGGCTAAAGAGGCGGGCGGGGCTCTGAGGCAGTGTCTGGGTCCCGGCTGCATTGAACCGGCAAGGAACTCCTCCAAGTACTGCTCCGAGGACTGCGGCATGAAGCTCGCCGCCAA CCGTATCTATGAGATCCTCCCCCAGAGGATCCAGCAGTGGCAGCAGAGTCCCTGCATCGCCGAGGAGATGGGACGGCGCCAGCTGGAGCGAATCAGGAAGGAGCAGCAGGCCGCCAGGCTCCGCCTCACGCTGATGGAGAAGCGTTTCCACGAGCTCGAGGGCATCATCGCCAACGCCAAACTGCAGCAGGTCCAGGAGCACGAGGAG GTGACCGAAGGCGACGGCGACGACACGGACCTGCAGATCTTCTGCGTGTCCTGCAGTCACCCCGTCAACCCCAAGGTGGCGCTGCGGCACATGGAGCGCTGCTACGCCAAG TACGAGAGTCAAACTTCTTTTGGTTCCATGTATCCAACGCGCATCGAGGG CGCCACCAGGCTGTTCTGTGACGTGTACAACCCTCAGAGTAAGACGTACTGTAAGCGGCTGCAGGTTCTGTGTCCGGAACATTCCAGAGACCCAAAG GTCCCGGCCGATGAGGTGTGCGGATGTCCGCTGGTCAAAGACGTGTTCGAGCCCACCGGAGAGTTCTGCCGGGTGTCCAAGAGGAAGTGCAACAAACACTACTGCTGGGAGAAGCTGCGGCGGGCCGAGGTGGACCTGGAGCGGGTCCGAGTG TGGTACAAGCTGGACGAGCTGTTCGAGCAGGAGAGGAACCTGAGGACCGCCATGACCAACCGAGCCGGCCTGCTGGCCCTGATGTTGCACCAGACCATCCAGCACGACCCGATCACCACCGACCTGCGCTCCACCAAGGACCGGTAG